The following proteins come from a genomic window of Vallitalea longa:
- the pgsA gene encoding CDP-diacylglycerol--glycerol-3-phosphate 3-phosphatidyltransferase, with protein MNIANKLTLFRVILIPFFLLSLYIIEAPYGNIIGVTIFIVASLTDFLDGHLARSRNLVTDFGKFMDPLADKLLVASALIYLVEAKELAAWIVIIIISREFVISGFRLVAANKGVVIAAGWWGKIKTFTTMIMIIVVICNFNFEGIVVIEQILIYASLLFTVISALDYITKNISIFHE; from the coding sequence ATGAATATAGCGAATAAGTTAACTTTGTTTCGGGTTATATTAATTCCATTTTTTTTACTATCATTATATATAATAGAAGCACCATATGGTAATATCATAGGTGTTACAATATTTATAGTTGCTAGTTTAACTGATTTTCTTGACGGGCATTTAGCAAGGTCAAGAAATCTAGTAACTGATTTCGGAAAATTCATGGATCCATTGGCAGACAAGCTTTTAGTAGCTTCAGCATTGATTTATTTAGTAGAAGCAAAAGAATTAGCTGCATGGATTGTTATCATAATTATCAGTAGAGAATTTGTTATTAGCGGATTTCGTTTAGTTGCTGCTAATAAAGGAGTGGTTATCGCTGCAGGTTGGTGGGGTAAGATTAAGACATTTACAACTATGATTATGATTATAGTTGTTATCTGTAATTTTAATTTTGAAGGTATAGTCGTTATCGAACAGATACTTATATATGCTTCTCTACTATTTACAGTAATTTCTGCACTAGATTATATAACTAAGAACATAAGTATTTTTCATGAATAG